The Bifidobacterium sp. WK012_4_13 genome contains the following window.
TGAGGCATGAATATGGGCCGGAATCCGAGAACTCCGACCCACATCCATGACTTCAGCGGAACAAGCTCAGCGGAACAGGCTCAGAAGCCGCCCTGCTCGATCTTGCCGATATGCGGTTCCAGACCCTCCCTTTCAAGGAAGTATGAGAATGGCTTCAGATCCTCGGCCTCGTACCTCCTCTTGAATTCGGCGATGTCCTCCTCAGGGCTCAGCCGCGGATCTAGTTCCAGCAACTCGGCGGGCAGAGGCCGCTCGTTGCTTATCTTCGCATCGATGACCACAACACGGCCTTCGGCAATGTCCCTGATCGCAGAGTCGAAGACATCCTTCAGCTGGCTGATTTCGGTCACGGTGTATCCGACGGCGCCCATCGACTCCGCGAGCTTCTTGTAATCCGTGTCCTGGAACTGCACGCCAAGGAATCCGTTGTTGGTGTCTTCCTGCTCATCCTTGATGAAGCCATACTGCTTGTTCGCAAAGACGACGTTGATGATTGGCAGCTTGTATTGGACCTGCGTTGCCAGATCCTGCATCACCATGTTGAAGCCGCCGTCACCAGCCAGATTCCAGACCTGACGCCCCGGGAAGTCGAGCTTCGCCGCGATGGCCCCGGGAAGTCCGATGCCCATCGTCGCAAAGAGTGCGGAGGTCCTCCACATCTGCTGCGGATTCATGTGCAGATGGCGAATGGATGTCTGCGTCACATCACCGACATCGATGGAATAGATGGCGTCTTCCTCCGAGACCCTGTTGATCTGGTTGTAGACCTGATAGAGCTGAAGCTCGCCTTCGGCCTTGGTCTCCAAGCGGTGCACGTATTCGTTCCAATTGGCCACATTGGCGAGGTTCGCACGCCACCAGCCAGTCTCCGGCTTCTCGTCCACCTTGTCATAGATGGCCTTCAGCGCGTCACCCGCATCGCCAAGAATCGCGACGTCGGTGTAGTGACGCTTCCCAAGCTTCGACGGGTCAATGTCTATCTGAATGAACTTCCTGACATTCTTGAAGATCTTCGAGACCTCCGCGAAAGGGTAGTTGTTGCCGACGAACACGACCACATCGGCCTCCGGGAAGACCTCGACCGAAGGCTTGGTCGAGACTCGGTTCGGGCTGCCGAGCAGCGCCTCGAAGTCAGATGGGAAGTTGTCCCAGCTGATGCCGGTGTTGGCCAGCGGAGCCTTGATCTTGCGGCACAGGTCGATGACGACCTTGCTCTTGCCGCGCGTTCCGATGCCTGCGAAGATCACGGGCCGTTCTGCCTCGTTGAGAATGTTGGCCGCCAGCGCGATGTCTTCGGGGTCAAGCGTCGGATTCGGGAACTTGCGATGCGAATGCGCTGCCGAATACCAAGAATCCGAAGGAATGTTGACCCATCCGAGATTCACAGGGATCTGCACGACTGCAACCCCATGCTTTGCATATGCCTGACGGATCGCCTCGTCGACGACGTGCGGCAGCTGCTCGGCTGTCATCACGGTGCGGTTGTATACCGAGACATCGGCGAAGATCGGATTCTCGTTGATCTCCTGGAAGGTGTCCCAGTTCATGCCCGCCGTTCCGAACTGGCCGACAAGCGCCAGAACCGGCACATGGTCTTCGCGGGCATCATAGAGCCCGTTCATCAGATGCGTGCCTCCCGGCCCTGCCGAACCGAAGCACACGCCTATCTCGCCGGTCATCTTGGCATGCATTGCGGCCGCCATTGCGCCGACTTCCTCATGACGAACCTGAACATAGTCGATATGCTCCTGCTCCTCATACAGCGCGTCCATCAAGGAGTTGATCGAACCGCCAGGAATGCCATACAGATGCTTGACACCCCACGATTCGAGCAGCTTGACGGTTGCGACGCCAGCCTTGATGGTTCCAACCTCACGCTTGTTGGCAACCTTGGTGTCGAATCCGAATTGAATAACGTTCTTGGCCATAATCGCTCCTTTGCGTAGTGTTAGGTCACGGGCCTGTTTCCTCATTAAGACAAGCCGTCACCGAATGTTTTCACCCAATGATTTTCTTGCTGCGGCCCCAGCCTGCCGCGGCGGAAATTCAACGATAATTCAACACTATCAATCGTGGGAATTATTTGGAAGCGAATGCACTATGAGCTGCATCACAGTTCATCTAAGGTGAAAAAATGGCGCAGAGAGCGCCCTTCGGCAGCGAAGAAATTGATTCTTCTCCCATGTCCCCATTAGACTGATGTTCATTATGGCAGCTTTTACATCTTTGACCGACAGGCTTTCGCAGGCTTTCAAACACCTGCGTTCCAAGGGGAAACTCTCTGAGTCCGACATCGACGGAACCATTCGTGAGATTCGCAGGGCTCTGCTCGACGCAGACGTCTCACTTGATGTCGTCCGCTCGTTCGCCTCGCGAATCCGTGAACGTGCTCTGGGAGAGGAAGTCTCTCAGGCATTGAATCCTGCCCAGCAGGTCGTTTCCATCGTGAACGAGGAGCTGACGAAGATTCTGGGCGCTGGCGTTGACCGCCCGCTCAACTTCGCGAAGAAGCCGCCGACCGTCATCATGCTCGCCGGTCTTCAGGGCGCAGGCAAGACGACGCTTGCCGGAAAGCTCGGATACTGGCTGCGAGACACTGGCCACACCCCGCTGCTCGTCGCAGCCGATCTTCAGCGGCCCAACGCGGTCACTCAGCTGCAGGTTGTCGGTGAACGGGCCGAGGTGCCGGTCTACGCTCCGGAGCCAGGCGTGCAGGCGGATAGTTCGGATGTCGTCGAACCAGGGCAGGCCACCGGCGATCCGGTCAAGGTCGCCAAGGATTCAATCGCCTTCGCGCAAGACAAGCTCTATGACACGGTGATCATCGACACCGCAGGCCGTCTTGGCGTCGACGAGCAGCTCATGCAGCAGGCTCGCAACATTCGCGATGCGGTCAACCCGAACGAGATTCTCTTCGTCATCGATGCGATGATCGGTCAGGATGCGGTGCAGACCGCCAAGGCATTCGACGAGGGCGTGGATTTCACCGGTGTCGTGCTCTCGAAGCTCGATGGCGATGCCCGAGGTGGTGCGGCGCTTTCCGTCGCCAGCGTGACTGGCAAGCCGATTCTCTTTGCGTCGACAGGCGAGGGGCTGAAGGACTTCGAAGTCTTCCACCCCGATCGCATGGCTTCGAGAATTCTCGACATGGGCGATGTGCTGACGCTTATCGAGCAGGCCCAGCGCACCTTCGACGAGCAGGAGGCCCGCGAGGCCGCAGCGAAGATGCAAGAGGGCAGCTTCGGGCTTGACGACTTCCTGTCGCAATTGCAGCAGGTTCGCAAGCTTGGTTCGATGAAGAGTCTGCTCGGCATGATTCCTGGCATGGCCCAGCATCGCAAGGAACTCGAACAGTTCGACGAGCATGAGGTCGACCGCACCGAGGCGATCATTCATTCGATGACCCCTCAGGAACGCCGCGAGCCCAGCATCATCAACGGTTCTCGACGCGCGCGCATCGCCTATGGTTCCGGCACGATGGTCTCCGCGGTCAACGGGCTGCTGCAGCGCTTCGAACAGGCCGCAAAGATGATGAAGCGCATGAGCAACGGTTCGCGCAGCATGCCCGGCATGGCTGGAATGCCTGGCATGGCAGGAATGCCCGGGCAAGGCTCCAAGCGTGGTGGCAAGAAGAACAAGAAGCATCGCTCAAAGTCTGGCAATCCCATGAAGCGTGAGGCCGAAGACAAGGCATTGCGCGACAGGCTTTCCGGTAATGGGCCAAAGGCTTCCGGCTCCGCCTTCCAGAAGAACCCGCAGCAGCCCCAGACGCCAGACGGGCTGCCTGAGCTTCCGCCGAATCTTTCGGGAGGCCTGTCCGGATTGTTCGGGCGTTGATTCACCCGATGACGCCGATCAATCGATTCCGTGGTCAGTCATGAGCGCGCTGCTTTGGATTCCCTATGTGCTGATTGCCATATGGATGTGTCTGTGGTTCGTCCCCTATTCGGTGAATGGGAACAGACCTTTGCCCGAATGCATGGCGCTGATTCCTCTGCTGACTTTCCCCACCGTGCTGCTGATGGCTTGCTCCGCGATAGCAGGGCAATGGTGGCAAGTGGGATTTGCGGCGTCGCAGCTTGCGGTGCAGGCCTTATGGTTCGTTTCGACCCTGGTCGACATACCGCGCGGCGCCTTGCACATACTCGGGCTTCCGGAACGCCGAAGGCGTGCCGCTGACGCCCCAATGCCTGCAGAGTCTTCGGCATCGCCCCGGAATCTGCGTTGGAGTCTGATGACGTTGAACTGTCGTTTCGGCCGCGCCGATGCGAATGATGTGGTGGGGCAGATTCAGCGGCGGCATGTCGACGTGCTTGCCTTGCAAGAGGTCACTCCAGAGCTGCTGCAGCGTCTGGATGATGCCGGAATAGGTCTGGAACTGCCTTATCGCTCGCTAGGGAAGGCCTCCGACGATGACAATGGGGGCACCAACGCCATCCTGTCTCGTGTCAAGCCTGCTGAATCCAGCAGCTCCTCCATCGACATCCTTGCGGCAGGCATACCCTCCCTCTCTCTGGACATTCAGGGCAGACGAGTCAGATTCGTATCCGCGCATCCGAAGTCTCCAGGTCGTGGCGGACGATTCTGGCAGATAGGAATCGAACGACTCGCGGGGTTCTCGAAAAGAATCATCTCGACGCACGAGGCCCCAAGCTCCCATGAGCCGGGGGGTCTGCCATCATATGCGCCTCTTCCTCAGGAGACGGTCGTCATGGGCGACCTGAATTCCAGCCTGTATCATTCGGTGTTCCGCCATCTGCTCACGGGCTCGGGCCTCTCCGACGC
Protein-coding sequences here:
- the spxB gene encoding pyruvate oxidase, which gives rise to MAKNVIQFGFDTKVANKREVGTIKAGVATVKLLESWGVKHLYGIPGGSINSLMDALYEEQEHIDYVQVRHEEVGAMAAAMHAKMTGEIGVCFGSAGPGGTHLMNGLYDAREDHVPVLALVGQFGTAGMNWDTFQEINENPIFADVSVYNRTVMTAEQLPHVVDEAIRQAYAKHGVAVVQIPVNLGWVNIPSDSWYSAAHSHRKFPNPTLDPEDIALAANILNEAERPVIFAGIGTRGKSKVVIDLCRKIKAPLANTGISWDNFPSDFEALLGSPNRVSTKPSVEVFPEADVVVFVGNNYPFAEVSKIFKNVRKFIQIDIDPSKLGKRHYTDVAILGDAGDALKAIYDKVDEKPETGWWRANLANVANWNEYVHRLETKAEGELQLYQVYNQINRVSEEDAIYSIDVGDVTQTSIRHLHMNPQQMWRTSALFATMGIGLPGAIAAKLDFPGRQVWNLAGDGGFNMVMQDLATQVQYKLPIINVVFANKQYGFIKDEQEDTNNGFLGVQFQDTDYKKLAESMGAVGYTVTEISQLKDVFDSAIRDIAEGRVVVIDAKISNERPLPAELLELDPRLSPEEDIAEFKRRYEAEDLKPFSYFLEREGLEPHIGKIEQGGF
- the ffh gene encoding signal recognition particle protein encodes the protein MAAFTSLTDRLSQAFKHLRSKGKLSESDIDGTIREIRRALLDADVSLDVVRSFASRIRERALGEEVSQALNPAQQVVSIVNEELTKILGAGVDRPLNFAKKPPTVIMLAGLQGAGKTTLAGKLGYWLRDTGHTPLLVAADLQRPNAVTQLQVVGERAEVPVYAPEPGVQADSSDVVEPGQATGDPVKVAKDSIAFAQDKLYDTVIIDTAGRLGVDEQLMQQARNIRDAVNPNEILFVIDAMIGQDAVQTAKAFDEGVDFTGVVLSKLDGDARGGAALSVASVTGKPILFASTGEGLKDFEVFHPDRMASRILDMGDVLTLIEQAQRTFDEQEAREAAAKMQEGSFGLDDFLSQLQQVRKLGSMKSLLGMIPGMAQHRKELEQFDEHEVDRTEAIIHSMTPQERREPSIINGSRRARIAYGSGTMVSAVNGLLQRFEQAAKMMKRMSNGSRSMPGMAGMPGMAGMPGQGSKRGGKKNKKHRSKSGNPMKREAEDKALRDRLSGNGPKASGSAFQKNPQQPQTPDGLPELPPNLSGGLSGLFGR
- a CDS encoding endonuclease/exonuclease/phosphatase family protein, with the translated sequence MSALLWIPYVLIAIWMCLWFVPYSVNGNRPLPECMALIPLLTFPTVLLMACSAIAGQWWQVGFAASQLAVQALWFVSTLVDIPRGALHILGLPERRRRAADAPMPAESSASPRNLRWSLMTLNCRFGRADANDVVGQIQRRHVDVLALQEVTPELLQRLDDAGIGLELPYRSLGKASDDDNGGTNAILSRVKPAESSSSSIDILAAGIPSLSLDIQGRRVRFVSAHPKSPGRGGRFWQIGIERLAGFSKRIISTHEAPSSHEPGGLPSYAPLPQETVVMGDLNSSLYHSVFRHLLTGSGLSDAAFEMKAGVHPSFPASWTYVPSMLEIDHILMTEGLIPLSISTAIIAGSDHRALCSEISMSA